One window of the Sphaerochaeta associata genome contains the following:
- the holA gene encoding DNA polymerase III subunit delta — protein MSERAYLLLGPEAGAKEQELKDIRSRLRSEYGNEIELARFYPFETENGEMFTVLNNNSLFSDYRLVILGQAESASASLAQAIADYLAHPVDTATLVIVSSELSISQKIMKLVPKQNTKIFYDLLESQKAEWIRNHFRRMGLSITSDAVDLLMDLTEDNTQELRTICNQLGLFWQIGEKGRPIGEEDVQTYIHHSRQEDAFTLFPLIARADLKQSLKSLSAMLGSGDSQTPILLVNGLLWQFRRLLSIAEEISAGGSESEAFSKANVQGKPSPIRKPKDRTTYHDAVRLFDLASVRLIITALSEADIQVKEASNELTPLLLERLLYRIIKGKGKALHQASFASF, from the coding sequence ATGAGCGAACGGGCCTACCTGCTCCTCGGACCTGAAGCCGGGGCGAAAGAACAAGAACTGAAGGATATCCGCTCTCGGCTTCGCAGCGAGTACGGCAATGAGATTGAACTTGCACGGTTTTACCCGTTCGAGACAGAGAACGGAGAGATGTTCACCGTCCTGAACAACAACTCGCTGTTCAGCGATTACCGCCTTGTCATACTCGGCCAGGCCGAAAGTGCGAGTGCCTCCTTGGCCCAAGCCATCGCCGATTATCTGGCCCATCCGGTCGATACGGCAACGCTGGTCATCGTCTCCAGCGAGCTCTCGATTTCCCAGAAAATCATGAAACTGGTTCCCAAGCAGAATACAAAAATTTTCTACGACCTCTTGGAATCGCAGAAGGCGGAGTGGATACGCAATCATTTCCGAAGAATGGGACTTTCGATCACAAGCGATGCCGTCGACCTGTTGATGGACTTGACCGAGGACAATACCCAGGAGCTGAGAACCATCTGCAATCAGTTGGGCCTCTTTTGGCAGATCGGGGAGAAAGGACGACCTATCGGCGAGGAAGATGTACAGACCTATATCCACCACAGCCGGCAGGAGGACGCTTTCACCCTCTTCCCTCTCATCGCCCGTGCCGACTTGAAACAGAGCCTGAAAAGCCTCTCGGCAATGCTAGGGAGCGGAGACAGCCAAACCCCGATTCTCCTGGTCAACGGCTTGCTCTGGCAATTCAGACGGCTGCTTTCGATTGCAGAAGAGATAAGCGCGGGTGGTTCGGAGTCTGAAGCCTTCTCAAAGGCGAATGTGCAAGGCAAGCCATCCCCCATCCGCAAGCCGAAAGACAGGACAACCTACCATGATGCCGTTCGCCTGTTCGACCTTGCTTCAGTACGGCTCATTATTACGGCCTTGTCTGAAGCTGATATCCAAGTGAAGGAAGCAAGCAATGAACTGACTCCCCTGCTCTTGGAACGACTGCTCTACCGAATCATCAAGGGCAAGGGGAAAGCACTTCATCAAGCCTCTTTCGCCTCCTTTTAA
- the lexA gene encoding transcriptional repressor LexA: MRELTQRQKDVASFISTFIKQNNYAPSVRDIADHFKFSVKAAHDHLKALEAKQVIKTTGGISRSIEVIGQEFFPREEMIQVPLIGSIAAGTPLMSEENTEYMLNLPATMLKNTRNTYFALKVRGESMIEEGIYDGDIAIIKKCDVADTGEIIAATIGEDEPGITLKAYYPSNGYIELRPANSSMGPIITRSCKIHGKLFLLIRTYA, encoded by the coding sequence ATGCGCGAGCTAACCCAGCGGCAAAAGGATGTTGCTTCCTTTATCAGCACCTTTATCAAACAAAACAACTATGCACCCTCGGTCAGGGATATCGCAGACCATTTTAAATTCTCGGTCAAAGCTGCCCATGACCATTTGAAAGCACTTGAGGCCAAGCAGGTCATCAAGACTACCGGGGGAATCTCCCGATCGATCGAGGTTATCGGTCAGGAGTTTTTTCCACGCGAGGAGATGATCCAGGTTCCCCTCATCGGATCCATTGCCGCCGGCACGCCGCTGATGAGCGAAGAGAACACCGAGTATATGCTCAACCTGCCGGCAACCATGCTCAAGAACACCCGTAATACCTATTTTGCGTTGAAAGTACGCGGAGAGAGTATGATCGAGGAGGGAATCTATGACGGCGACATAGCCATCATCAAGAAGTGCGATGTCGCCGACACCGGTGAAATCATCGCCGCAACCATCGGCGAGGACGAACCCGGGATAACCCTGAAGGCATACTATCCTTCCAACGGCTATATCGAATTGAGACCCGCCAACTCCTCCATGGGCCCGATCATCACCCGCTCGTGCAAGATCCACGGCAAGCTTTTCTTGCTGATTCGCACCTACGCATGA
- a CDS encoding HPr family phosphocarrier protein, with translation MVTRELKVFNRAGIHARPAASIVKLANKYESELYLEKENMKINGKSIMGIITLGATHQSTIVMTCDGPDEQQMADAIQSLFENRFEE, from the coding sequence ATGGTCACCAGGGAATTGAAAGTCTTCAACAGGGCGGGCATCCATGCCAGGCCGGCAGCTTCGATTGTCAAACTGGCAAACAAATATGAGAGCGAACTCTACCTTGAGAAGGAAAACATGAAAATCAATGGCAAGTCCATCATGGGTATCATAACCCTTGGGGCAACCCATCAAAGCACCATCGTCATGACCTGTGATGGTCCGGACGAGCAGCAAATGGCCGATGCCATTCAATCGCTGTTCGAGAACAGGTTTGAGGAGTAA
- the hprK gene encoding HPr(Ser) kinase/phosphatase, which yields MPDFTVLDLLDLDLKEHNHLRLSCMAGRTGLSKKITTSKISRPGLPLSGFFEEFSNNSIQVLGRGEQVYLEKLESELNFASIEKLFSYDIPCFVFCDDGKPSTKLIELAEETGTAILKTNLISSDFSRRLYQTLDEVFAPTQTIHGVFVEVYGIGVLITGESGVGKSETALELIERGHRLISDDTVKLRNISDNYLIGMGENPLLAHHMEIRGLGIINLANLYGVGAIRDRKQVQLAIHLEPWDAKKNYDRVGEATMEDTYLGISIPKVVIPVKPGRNIPVIIETAARNERLKKLGYYSAKEFDQSVLKWLESESARKMYYINEETF from the coding sequence ATGCCTGATTTTACCGTTCTGGACCTGTTGGATCTGGATTTGAAGGAACACAATCATCTGAGGTTGAGCTGCATGGCCGGCAGAACCGGTCTATCCAAAAAAATTACCACGAGTAAGATCAGCCGTCCCGGCCTTCCTCTCTCTGGATTTTTCGAGGAGTTCAGCAACAATTCAATTCAGGTCCTCGGACGGGGAGAACAGGTTTACTTGGAAAAACTTGAGAGTGAACTCAATTTTGCCAGCATAGAGAAACTTTTCAGCTACGACATCCCTTGCTTTGTATTCTGCGACGATGGCAAACCCAGTACGAAACTCATAGAGCTTGCCGAGGAGACCGGGACGGCCATCCTGAAGACAAACCTCATCTCCTCCGACTTTTCTCGAAGACTCTACCAAACCCTCGACGAGGTTTTCGCCCCTACTCAAACCATCCATGGAGTGTTCGTTGAGGTGTATGGCATCGGTGTGTTGATCACCGGCGAAAGCGGGGTCGGCAAGAGCGAGACGGCTTTGGAACTCATCGAGCGGGGCCATCGCTTGATCAGCGATGACACGGTCAAGCTGAGAAACATCAGTGACAACTACTTGATCGGCATGGGAGAAAACCCCCTGCTGGCCCACCATATGGAGATCAGGGGCTTGGGAATCATCAATTTGGCCAACCTCTACGGTGTCGGGGCTATCCGGGACCGCAAGCAGGTTCAGCTGGCCATTCATCTCGAGCCTTGGGATGCCAAAAAAAACTACGACCGCGTCGGTGAGGCCACCATGGAGGATACCTACCTGGGAATCTCCATTCCAAAGGTGGTCATTCCCGTGAAGCCGGGAAGAAACATCCCGGTCATCATCGAGACTGCAGCACGAAACGAGCGGCTGAAAAAGCTCGGCTATTACTCTGCCAAGGAGTTCGACCAAAGCGTTCTCAAATGGCTTGAGAGTGAATCAGCACGTAAGATGTACTATATAAACGAGGAGACATTTTGA
- a CDS encoding HPF/RaiA family ribosome-associated protein gives MTIVKGGLMNLTVRGIRYNPSDETREFLDKKLQKLQFAEGYLHDLDIVMTRETEGQGFHLDAKLHFSWGTIKMVSYDCYELYEGIELLTDKIEATARKEKSKIKEH, from the coding sequence ATGACCATAGTCAAAGGAGGGCTTATGAATTTGACTGTCAGAGGCATCCGTTACAACCCAAGCGATGAGACCCGTGAGTTTTTGGACAAGAAACTCCAAAAACTGCAATTTGCCGAAGGGTATCTGCATGACCTGGATATCGTGATGACACGAGAAACAGAAGGTCAGGGGTTCCACTTGGACGCAAAACTCCATTTTTCTTGGGGTACCATCAAGATGGTCAGCTATGACTGCTATGAGCTGTACGAGGGCATCGAATTGTTGACTGACAAGATCGAAGCCACAGCTCGAAAGGAGAAAAGCAAAATCAAGGAACACTAG
- the rpoN gene encoding RNA polymerase factor sigma-54: MEFSPHLSLSQKQQLKLSPQLLQSFELMALPLAELQQKIKSEIESNPALELPSSWDFSYERFAQQSQQKESSKVDDTYSDSSSYGSDYGGGYDYEASDRQQKFMENALSEEETLQEHLLSQLGCESLSEEEYTVGQILITNIDANGFFLEDPHDILTSQQAAHLQKLLKILHQFEPAGVAVKDWRESLILQATLKGLKDEDLVHFKALVNGNLELMRAGKQSQVAKNLGIDEMELDALYSFLKTLTPFPGQGFASGPQQYVIPDLSIKAEDGELVLSMNNSSLPDLRVSADFEALAQDLGNTDEAKKAQQYIQNQLKSANSLIFQIQVRNQTLYRLAQVLLVQQRDFFLFGPQYIKPLTQKEVAAQIGVHETTVSRISTAKWIDTDWGIISVKKLFSNAVGDEGAELSKQAAKETIRQILEEHQGQKALSDQKISDILKERGISVARRTVAKYRNELNIDPSFIRGTN; the protein is encoded by the coding sequence ATGGAATTTTCACCACATCTTTCACTCTCCCAGAAACAGCAACTTAAACTCAGCCCTCAACTGCTTCAGTCATTCGAACTGATGGCCCTACCCTTGGCTGAGCTGCAACAGAAAATCAAGAGTGAAATTGAATCGAATCCCGCTCTTGAGCTTCCGTCCAGTTGGGACTTCTCTTATGAACGATTCGCACAGCAGAGCCAGCAAAAGGAATCAAGCAAAGTCGATGACACCTACTCTGATTCCTCCAGCTACGGCAGCGACTACGGTGGCGGGTATGACTACGAGGCCAGCGACCGCCAGCAGAAATTCATGGAAAATGCTCTCTCTGAAGAAGAGACGCTGCAGGAACACCTGCTCAGCCAGTTGGGTTGTGAATCCCTCAGCGAAGAGGAGTACACCGTCGGCCAAATTCTCATCACAAACATCGACGCCAACGGCTTTTTTCTAGAGGACCCGCACGATATTCTGACCTCACAGCAAGCTGCGCATCTACAGAAGCTTCTGAAGATCCTCCACCAGTTCGAACCGGCCGGCGTCGCAGTGAAGGATTGGCGTGAATCGCTGATTCTCCAAGCCACTCTTAAAGGGCTCAAGGATGAGGACCTGGTTCATTTCAAGGCTCTGGTCAACGGCAATCTTGAATTGATGCGGGCGGGCAAACAGAGTCAGGTGGCAAAAAATCTGGGAATCGATGAAATGGAGCTCGATGCCCTGTACTCGTTCCTGAAAACCCTCACCCCGTTTCCCGGTCAGGGGTTCGCCAGCGGGCCGCAGCAGTATGTCATTCCCGACCTAAGCATTAAAGCAGAGGATGGGGAACTGGTGCTCAGTATGAATAACTCCTCGCTTCCCGACCTCAGGGTCAGTGCGGACTTTGAGGCGTTGGCACAGGACTTGGGCAATACCGATGAGGCAAAAAAAGCCCAGCAGTACATCCAAAATCAATTGAAGAGTGCAAATTCTCTCATTTTCCAAATCCAGGTCAGAAACCAGACCCTTTACCGCCTGGCCCAGGTTTTATTGGTCCAGCAACGCGATTTCTTCCTTTTCGGACCCCAGTACATTAAGCCGTTGACACAAAAAGAAGTTGCCGCTCAAATCGGGGTGCATGAAACCACGGTAAGCAGAATTTCAACGGCCAAGTGGATAGATACCGACTGGGGCATTATTTCCGTAAAAAAGCTCTTCAGCAATGCGGTAGGGGACGAAGGGGCGGAACTTTCAAAACAGGCTGCAAAGGAGACCATCCGCCAGATACTGGAAGAACACCAGGGACAGAAAGCACTTTCGGACCAAAAAATCTCCGATATTCTCAAGGAGCGCGGCATTTCAGTTGCACGCCGTACGGTGGCCAAGTACCGTAATGAGCTTAATATCGATCCCTCGTTCATCAGAGGAACCAACTGA
- the lptB gene encoding LPS export ABC transporter ATP-binding protein yields MAEHFTSVLEVRNLAKAYGKKEVVKDISFSMQSGQIIGLLGPNGAGKTTTFYMIVGFLKAKTGTILLNGEDITELPMYQRSKRGLSYLPQEPSIFRKLSVEDNIRLVAQTRRDLTRSQQEERVEELLVEFGITDVRKQKGYTLSGGERRRTEIARALASNPQFLLLDEPFAGIDPKAVYEIKVLIRILAGRGIGVLLTDHNVRDTLSITSCSHIINAGTILVSGGREELLSNQIARDIYFGQEFGEES; encoded by the coding sequence ATGGCTGAACACTTCACCAGCGTTCTGGAAGTAAGGAACCTTGCGAAAGCCTATGGCAAAAAAGAGGTGGTCAAGGACATCTCTTTCTCCATGCAATCGGGTCAGATCATCGGTCTGCTTGGTCCCAATGGAGCAGGAAAGACTACTACATTTTACATGATTGTCGGATTTCTGAAGGCAAAGACGGGAACCATCCTGCTCAATGGAGAGGATATAACCGAACTGCCGATGTACCAACGTTCGAAACGTGGGCTTTCCTACCTGCCTCAGGAACCCTCGATTTTCCGCAAGCTCAGCGTCGAGGACAATATTCGCCTTGTCGCCCAAACCAGACGCGACCTCACCCGATCCCAACAGGAGGAGCGGGTCGAGGAGCTCTTGGTTGAATTCGGCATTACCGATGTTCGCAAGCAGAAGGGCTACACCCTCAGCGGGGGTGAGCGAAGAAGAACCGAAATAGCCCGGGCATTGGCATCCAATCCGCAGTTCCTCCTATTGGATGAACCGTTTGCGGGAATCGACCCGAAGGCCGTGTATGAGATAAAGGTTCTGATTAGAATACTTGCAGGACGGGGAATCGGGGTCTTGCTGACCGACCACAATGTACGTGACACGCTCTCGATAACAAGCTGCAGTCATATCATCAACGCAGGGACAATTCTCGTCTCTGGAGGCCGTGAGGAGTTGCTCTCCAATCAAATTGCACGGGATATCTATTTTGGACAAGAATTCGGGGAGGAATCCTGA
- a CDS encoding LptA/OstA family protein has product MKRWFILLCILLACAALPAEEITFSGGSTRMSMQQGFQTITLGGGARIASGSIELYADQIVLSGSDFRYVTCTKGVKLIDTERGIKMLAQHLFFDREEQLILIDGFVELDDTTNEVHATAFMMQFALEQGEVLLQVEVRLFKHTDSGAMVCKSDVLRFNRTNQTLELKGKATIDWAGDRYEAERITVDLETEEIAMDGAIKGVING; this is encoded by the coding sequence ATGAAGCGATGGTTCATCCTGCTGTGCATACTCCTAGCCTGTGCCGCCTTACCGGCCGAAGAGATTACCTTTTCGGGGGGAAGCACCCGCATGAGCATGCAACAGGGCTTCCAAACCATCACCCTAGGAGGGGGAGCCCGGATTGCAAGCGGTTCGATTGAACTGTATGCCGACCAGATTGTCCTCTCGGGCAGCGACTTTCGTTACGTCACGTGTACGAAAGGTGTCAAGCTCATCGATACCGAGCGGGGGATCAAGATGCTGGCACAGCACCTGTTCTTCGACCGAGAGGAGCAGCTGATCCTCATCGATGGATTCGTTGAGCTCGATGACACCACAAATGAAGTCCATGCAACGGCCTTCATGATGCAGTTCGCCCTCGAACAGGGTGAGGTGCTGCTGCAGGTCGAGGTACGGCTCTTCAAGCATACCGACAGCGGGGCGATGGTGTGCAAATCAGATGTACTGAGATTCAATCGCACAAACCAGACCCTCGAATTGAAGGGAAAGGCAACCATCGACTGGGCCGGCGACCGCTACGAGGCCGAGCGCATCACCGTCGACCTTGAAACCGAGGAGATTGCCATGGATGGCGCCATCAAGGGGGTCATCAATGGCTGA
- a CDS encoding SoxR reducing system RseC family protein, with translation MYEIVTVTKILSPEMLEVSCTSSACNGCKGAAFCNTKGKRFEAWNKTRLSVRSGQSVQIYLKPSRTIAGTLITLIFPLLLFPIGYYLSQMAGLSEGASFLTALSSIGLGFLGVWFYFKTSQKQYLPIVERILSEESQD, from the coding sequence ATGTACGAAATCGTCACCGTAACGAAGATTCTTTCACCTGAAATGCTTGAAGTCTCCTGTACCAGTTCGGCTTGCAACGGCTGCAAGGGAGCGGCCTTTTGCAATACCAAGGGCAAGCGCTTTGAAGCGTGGAACAAAACCCGTCTTTCAGTCCGGTCAGGTCAATCGGTCCAGATTTATCTCAAGCCATCGCGAACCATTGCTGGTACTCTCATCACCCTTATATTCCCATTGCTTCTTTTCCCGATCGGCTACTACCTCTCCCAGATGGCGGGCCTTTCGGAAGGGGCCTCCTTTTTGACAGCCCTGTCCTCCATCGGTTTGGGATTTCTGGGTGTCTGGTTCTATTTCAAGACTTCACAAAAACAGTACCTCCCGATTGTGGAGCGAATCCTCTCAGAAGAGAGCCAAGATTGA
- a CDS encoding TIGR00282 family metallophosphoesterase, producing MSIRVLFLGEIVGKAGIKTVKDALRPLRQEREIDLVIANGEGATSGFGLGRAHSMQLLKLGIDVITGGEKIYYKMDMVEFIAKNPSILRPANYPQQNPGRGVRYLTVKDQKVCVINILGNADFPRTHLSNAFSLAQVLVDKAKEDQAVALVQFHASPTAEKLSMGFMLDGKASAVIGTHTKVLSADAVILKGGTAYISDNGRCGSQLSVGGFDSKVEIEKHITQVPTRSQECWDDLALVGVLVDIAEDGKATAIETIRISVEGKEE from the coding sequence ATGAGCATACGAGTACTCTTTTTAGGTGAGATTGTCGGCAAAGCGGGTATCAAGACTGTCAAGGATGCCCTTCGGCCTTTGCGGCAGGAACGCGAGATAGATTTGGTCATCGCCAATGGTGAAGGAGCCACCAGCGGGTTCGGTCTGGGCCGCGCCCACAGCATGCAGTTGCTCAAGCTTGGCATCGACGTCATCACCGGTGGTGAGAAAATATATTATAAAATGGATATGGTGGAGTTCATCGCAAAGAATCCTTCCATTCTACGCCCTGCAAACTACCCGCAGCAAAATCCTGGACGGGGTGTCCGCTATCTGACGGTCAAGGACCAGAAGGTCTGCGTCATCAACATCCTGGGAAATGCCGATTTCCCCAGAACCCACCTGTCCAACGCCTTCAGCCTTGCCCAGGTTCTGGTTGACAAGGCAAAGGAAGACCAGGCCGTCGCATTGGTTCAGTTCCATGCATCCCCGACGGCTGAAAAACTGTCGATGGGCTTCATGCTCGACGGCAAGGCAAGTGCCGTCATCGGAACTCACACCAAGGTGCTCAGCGCCGATGCAGTCATCCTCAAAGGGGGGACTGCATATATTTCCGACAACGGCCGCTGCGGCAGCCAACTCAGTGTGGGCGGCTTTGACAGCAAGGTGGAAATCGAGAAGCACATCACCCAAGTCCCCACCCGAAGCCAAGAGTGCTGGGACGATCTTGCCCTTGTCGGTGTGCTGGTGGATATCGCCGAAGACGGCAAGGCAACAGCCATCGAAACCATCCGCATCAGTGTTGAAGGCAAGGAGGAGTAA